In the Flavobacterium acetivorans genome, one interval contains:
- a CDS encoding response regulator transcription factor, translating to MHILIVEDELGIVQFLQQGLEEEGYQISTAADGAQGYELSQNEPFDLILLDWMLPKMTGVAVCKAIREKNKTTPIIFLTAKDTVQETIEGLKAGANDYIKKPFSFEELVERIKIHFRNQQQDEILTLGTIQINLEKHLVLVNEEEVSLTQREFELLSYLVRNKGKVCTRNQIIEDVWDIHFEYDTGVIDVFMNAIRKKLNLKIEQDYIKTVRGVGYIAND from the coding sequence ATGCATATTTTAATTGTCGAAGACGAATTGGGTATAGTTCAATTCCTGCAGCAAGGCTTAGAAGAAGAAGGCTATCAAATCAGTACTGCAGCAGATGGTGCTCAAGGTTATGAATTAAGCCAAAACGAGCCTTTTGATTTGATTCTGCTGGATTGGATGTTGCCAAAAATGACGGGCGTAGCAGTTTGCAAGGCGATTCGGGAGAAAAATAAAACAACTCCAATAATTTTTTTGACTGCCAAAGACACTGTTCAAGAGACAATTGAAGGATTAAAAGCGGGTGCCAATGATTATATCAAAAAACCGTTCAGCTTTGAAGAACTAGTCGAACGAATAAAAATTCACTTTAGGAATCAACAGCAAGACGAAATTTTAACTTTGGGTACAATACAAATTAATCTGGAAAAACATCTGGTTTTAGTAAACGAAGAGGAAGTTTCTTTAACTCAAAGGGAATTTGAATTGTTATCTTATCTTGTTAGAAACAAAGGAAAAGTTTGTACTCGAAATCAGATTATTGAAGATGTCTGGGACATTCATTTTGAATATGACACTGGCGTTATTGATGTTTTTATGAATGCCATTAGAAAAAAACTGAATTTAAAAATAGAACAAGATTATATTAAAACTGTTCGTGGTGTAGGTTACATCGCTAACGACTAA
- a CDS encoding sensor histidine kinase — protein MKQLSFKNRIASHYIITTALLIFVVFFVIYSIVKLSVYNHVNSDISKEVNSHLNEIEIKNNSFYLIHAKEWEEREHNTVEVNPVFIQFLNKKGEVFEKSPNLKNETLFFDKNIADNVLFDTKILNNKIRQIQVPIFQNDRIIGYLMIAMSLEGASMVLQNLSEILIIAYPLILLILFLIARFIAGRSIKPISAIIETSNIITKDNLKSRIPLPQKQDELYVLSQTINKLLDRIETAVERERQFTSDASHELRTPLTVIKGTLEVLVRKPRNQEEYQDKINYCVKEVNRLNNLVDQLLLLARFENQSVQIESISLDTIILDVISRFSAVIQAKNIQVITPFPNEMFVKSDRYLASTIIENIVSNAIRYSNENGQLIIRLTESGGRISCHISDTGIGIPKEDLEKIFHPFYRSKASNHPEIKGTGLGLSIVNRLCKLLNISIAVTSQEHIGTQVTLNFD, from the coding sequence ATGAAACAACTTTCCTTTAAAAATAGAATTGCCTCACATTACATTATCACTACCGCACTTTTGATTTTTGTGGTTTTCTTTGTGATTTATTCTATCGTAAAACTAAGTGTTTACAATCATGTAAACTCCGATATTTCAAAAGAGGTCAATAGTCATTTGAATGAAATCGAAATTAAAAATAATAGTTTTTACTTGATTCATGCAAAAGAATGGGAGGAAAGAGAGCATAATACTGTCGAAGTAAATCCTGTTTTTATTCAGTTTTTAAATAAGAAAGGAGAAGTTTTTGAAAAATCTCCAAACTTAAAAAATGAAACCTTATTTTTTGATAAAAACATAGCCGACAATGTTTTGTTTGACACCAAAATTTTGAACAATAAAATTCGTCAAATTCAAGTTCCTATTTTTCAAAACGACCGGATTATAGGCTATTTGATGATCGCTATGTCGCTGGAAGGCGCTTCGATGGTTCTTCAAAATTTATCCGAAATATTAATTATCGCTTATCCTCTAATACTTTTGATTCTGTTTCTTATCGCCCGATTTATTGCCGGAAGAAGTATAAAACCCATAAGTGCTATTATAGAAACTTCGAATATTATCACAAAGGATAATTTAAAATCCAGAATTCCGCTACCGCAAAAACAGGATGAATTATATGTTTTGTCTCAAACAATTAATAAGCTTTTGGATCGAATTGAAACGGCAGTAGAAAGAGAAAGACAATTTACTTCAGACGCTTCCCATGAGTTAAGAACGCCTTTAACGGTCATAAAAGGAACCTTGGAAGTTTTGGTTCGAAAACCCCGAAACCAAGAGGAATATCAGGACAAAATTAATTATTGTGTCAAGGAAGTAAATCGCTTGAATAATTTGGTAGATCAATTGCTCTTATTGGCGCGATTTGAAAATCAATCTGTACAAATCGAAAGCATTTCGCTAGATACAATAATATTGGATGTAATTTCGAGATTTTCTGCTGTCATTCAGGCAAAAAACATTCAAGTAATTACTCCATTTCCCAATGAAATGTTTGTCAAAAGCGACCGTTATCTCGCCTCGACGATTATTGAAAATATTGTCTCAAATGCCATTAGGTATTCAAATGAAAATGGGCAATTAATCATTCGGTTAACGGAATCCGGTGGGAGAATTTCATGTCATATTTCTGACACAGGAATTGGAATTCCAAAAGAAGATTTAGAAAAAATATTCCATCCTTTTTATCGCTCAAAAGCAAGCAATCATCCTGAGATAAAAGGAACAGGATTAGGTTTGTCCATTGTAAACCG